A region from the Nonlabens sp. YIK11 genome encodes:
- a CDS encoding OmpA family protein, with amino-acid sequence MKKIALVALTALMAVSCASKKDLEAAEAKARLNQELLDSATVKLNACLADEKAAAAELSVLRAQVADLRANNQSLIDNTGNLTTLSKKGAENLEKSLESLREKDMQIRTLNDAITRKDSVTLALVTSLKSSLGNLNDEDISVNVEKGVVYVSISDKLLFASGSANVNSAAKNVLGKVAKVVNDKPEIEIMIEGHTDDQSISTAKFEDNWALSAARAASVTRILQNEFDVAPERMTAAGRSYYVPVADNSTAAGRAKNRRTRIIVLPKLDQFFDMVEKGMEQAKENAKAGK; translated from the coding sequence ATGAAAAAAATAGCCCTAGTAGCACTTACTGCATTAATGGCAGTATCATGTGCCTCAAAAAAGGATTTAGAAGCAGCAGAAGCAAAAGCAAGACTTAATCAAGAATTATTGGATTCTGCAACCGTTAAATTAAACGCTTGTCTTGCAGATGAGAAGGCTGCAGCAGCAGAACTTTCTGTACTACGCGCACAAGTTGCAGATCTACGTGCGAACAACCAATCCCTTATAGATAATACAGGTAACTTGACCACGCTTTCTAAAAAAGGAGCCGAAAACCTTGAAAAGTCTTTAGAAAGTCTACGTGAGAAAGACATGCAAATACGTACTCTTAACGATGCTATTACTAGAAAAGACAGTGTAACCTTAGCTCTAGTAACTAGTCTGAAAAGCTCGTTGGGTAATCTTAATGACGAGGACATCAGTGTCAATGTAGAGAAAGGTGTGGTATATGTTTCCATCAGCGACAAGCTATTGTTTGCTAGTGGTAGTGCAAATGTGAACAGCGCTGCTAAAAATGTACTTGGAAAAGTAGCTAAAGTAGTAAACGACAAGCCAGAGATCGAGATCATGATTGAAGGTCATACTGACGACCAATCCATCAGCACTGCTAAGTTTGAAGACAACTGGGCATTGAGTGCCGCTCGTGCAGCATCAGTTACCAGAATCTTACAAAACGAGTTTGACGTGGCTCCAGAGCGTATGACTGCTGCTGGTAGAAGTTACTACGTTCCTGTTGCAGACAATAGTACTGCCGCAGGTCGTGCAAAGAACAGACGTACCAGAATCATAGTACTTCCTAAACTAGATCAATTCTTTGATATGGTAGAGAAAGGAATGGAGCAGGCAAAAGAGAATGCCAAAGCTGGTAAATAA